A region of Lycium barbarum isolate Lr01 chromosome 1, ASM1917538v2, whole genome shotgun sequence DNA encodes the following proteins:
- the LOC132618265 gene encoding uncharacterized protein LOC132618265: MKGELENLFELNVSQAKLKRAKGLALLKLEGSFLDDYNKLEAYGQELRQSNPGTDVVINISRGAPEEGKRKFLRMYICFNALKLGWKSGLRPLIGVDGTFLKGRYKDKDTSMTWTWLFQCLQLSLELKNGLGVTFISDMQKGLIDAVKNTFPESHHRFCVRHIEANWQKKWRNGQMKKLMWWCVWSTYEEEFKNQLRKLGELSKEDNHSATKDLLHFSPQAWCRAYLDTRCKNMMVDNNFTESFNSWVLQARSMPIIKMLEEIRIKVMNLLVKNEDEIKKWRDDFSPQAVEFNGEFGYEISEGDDRHIVDLFQKIYTCRVCQLSGIPCPHAIKAVLYDKGEAEDDVHWFYSKEAYSLTYKNKLQLVRGQKFWKITEAQAIDPPDIAKTVGRPKVNRVADEARKRKGEWSLSRRGIVMTCSNCGDVNHNTRGCFKKVGEKGASNIASSSTQPPQDFDDWFEEFFNHDAATEPMTQAFTEGADEGSMPKDLAYSPTKTTWGGNATLTPRQLEAQARRKRKKIGSKGKEAVVPESDV, translated from the exons ATGAAAGGGGAATTGGAGAATCTTTTTGAATTAAATGTGTCACAGGCTAAGCTTAAAAGGGCCAAGGGGTTGGCCCTTTTGAAGTTAGAGGGCAGTTTTCTTGATGATTACAATAAACTTGAGGCTTATGGGCAAGAACTTAGACAATCTAACCCTGGCACTGATGTTGTGATTAATATATCAAGAGGTGCTCCTGAAGAAGGTAAAAGAAAATTTCTGAGGATGTACATATGCTTCAATGCATTAAAGTTGGGTTGGAAAAGTGGGCTGAGACCATTGATTGGTGTTGATGGCACATTTCTGAAGGGTAGATATAAGG ACAAAGACACTTCCATGACTTGGACTTGGCTTTTTCAGTGTTTGCAGCTTTCTTTGGAACTAAAAAATGGACTAGGGGTGACTTTCATCTCAGATATGCAAAAG GGATTGATTGATGCTGTGAAGAATACATTTCCTGAATCTCACCATAGGTTTTGTGTGAGACACATTGAGGCCAATTGGCAGAAAAAGTGGAGAAATGGACAAATGAAGAAGTTGATGTGGTGGTGTGTTTGGAGCACTTATGAAGAAGAGTTCAAAAACCAACTAAGAAAGTTGGGTGAATTATCAAAGGAGGATAATCATTCTGCTACCAAGGATCTTTTACACTTTTCTCCTCAAGCTTGGTGCAGAGCATATTTAGACACTCGGTGTAAAAATATGATGGTTGACAATAATTTCACTGAGTCGTTTAATTCATGGGTTCTTCAAGCTAGAAGCATGCCAATCATCAAGATGCTGGAGGAAATTAGGATAAAGGTTATGAATTTGTTAGTTAAAAATGAAGATGAGATCAA GAAATGGAGGGATGACTTTAGTCCACAAGCT GTTGAGTTCAATGGTGAATTTGGCTATGAAATATCTGAAGGTGATGATAGGCATATTGTTGATCTTTTTCAGAAAATATACACATGTAGAGTTTGCCAACTATCAGGAATCCCTTGCCCCCATGCTATCAAAGCTGTGTTGTATGACAAG GGTGAAGCTGAGGATGATGTACACTGGTTCTACAGCAAGGAGGCATATTCCTTGACTTACAAGAATAAGTTGCAACTTGTTAGAGGACAAAAATTCTGGAAAATTACTGAAGCTCAAGCCATAGATCCACCTGACATTGCCAAGACTGTGGGCAGGCCTAAAGTCAATAGAGTAGCTGATGAAGCAAGGAAAAGGAAGGGGGAGTGGAGTCTATCAAGGAGAGGTATTGTTATGACATGCAGCAACTGTGGTGATGTGAACCACAATACTAGAGGTTGTTTCAAG AAAGTTGGTGAAAAGGGTGCATCAAACATTGCATCATCCTCCACACAACCACCACAAGACTTTGATGACTGGTTCGAAGAATTCTTCAACCATGATGCTGCAACTGAACCAATGACACaagct TTTACTGAAGGTGCAGATGAAGGGTCAATGCCCAAAGACTTGGCTTATTCACCAACTAAAACAACTTGGGGAGGCAATGCAACACTTACACCCAGGCAGCTTGAAGCTCAAgcaagaagaaagagaaagaagattGGATCAAAAGGGAAAGAAGCTGTTGTACCAGAATCTGATGTCTAA